CTCATCCGGCGCGTCCCAGGGGTCTTGGGTCAGGCGGAACATCCCGGCGGGAGGCTCGGCCCAGGGGTCTTCCAGCACGCCCCCCTCGAAGGAGTTGTGCAGCAGGTTGGAGTCCACGCTGTAGGGCTTCTCGAGGGTGGTGGGTACGGGAATCCCGTGTATAGCGGCGTATTCCATCATCTGCGGGCGGCTTATGAGGTTCCATTCGCGCCAGGGCGCAATCACCTTGATGTCGGGCTTGAGCGAGTAAGCCGTAAGCTCGAAGCGCACCTGATCGTTGCCCTTGCCGGTGGCCCCGTGCGAGATGGCCTCGGCTCCTTCTTCCTGGGCAATGCGTACGAGGTGCTTGGCGATGAGGGGCCGGGCGATGGAGGTGCCCAGCAGGTAGTAGCCCTCGTAGAGGGCCCCGGAGCGCATCATGGGGAAGACAAAGTCCCGAACAAACTCCTCGCGCAAATCCAGGGCGTAGGCCTTGCTGGCCCCGGTCTTGAGGGCCTTAACCCGGGCTTCCTCGACCTCCTCACCCTGCCCGATGTCGGCCGTAAAGGTGATGACCTCCGCGTTGTAGTTCTCGATCAGCCACTTAAGGATGATGCTGGTATCCAGGCCGCCGGAGTATGCGAGTACGATTTTCATTCATTCACCTCAGGGTTGGGGACAAACCCCACAAAGCCATACAGTACCGCCAAATCTCCTGTGGTACAACCGATGGCCTGCGGCAAACATACTGAATAAGGATACAAATGCAAGTATAAGTAGTCAAGGCCGTTTTTATTGCACTAGACCTGATTTTTCAGACTTATTGTGCTCAAAGACAGAACCAGAAATCGCATTATCATGCCTGGCTTGGGGGTTAGTACAGGTATAATCGTAAAATGTAAGTGCATAAATGTTCAAATGGTCAATTTGGAAGTTTTAGCTTCGTTGAAGCGCACCGATGACTAACTACCAGGGCGCGGAGTACCCTGCATCAAATCTGCCGCAAATCTTCCAGCAGTTGCCAGCCCACCGTTTGAGGAGTGGCCTCGAGGTAGGGCTTTAGCTCCCGGCTCACCCGCTCGGCCAGGGGTTTCAGTGCGGCGGGCTCCTGCTCGGTTCGCACCAGCAGCGTTACCTGGTAGAACTGCTGGGTCTCGGTGGGGGTGCCATCCTCGAAAAAGGTCATGGGGGCTCGCACCTTGTCTATGAGCACATGCACCTCTCCCAGTTGGCGGGGCAGGGCCTCGCGGGGGTCGAAGGCCAGGTCTTTGGGGTGCCACAGATACCCCTGAAACAGCTTGACGGCTTTCATCTCAACCACGTATCTGATTTTCACCGCAGCATCAAAAAGCAAAAGTGGTTTTGCTCAGCCCCCCAAAAACCTCTACTCTACCCGCGCGACCTCAACCCCG
This DNA window, taken from Meiothermus sp. CFH 77666, encodes the following:
- a CDS encoding DUF3208 domain-containing protein, with product MKAVKLFQGYLWHPKDLAFDPREALPRQLGEVHVLIDKVRAPMTFFEDGTPTETQQFYQVTLLVRTEQEPAALKPLAERVSRELKPYLEATPQTVGWQLLEDLRQI
- a CDS encoding argininosuccinate synthase, encoding MKIVLAYSGGLDTSIILKWLIENYNAEVITFTADIGQGEEVEEARVKALKTGASKAYALDLREEFVRDFVFPMMRSGALYEGYYLLGTSIARPLIAKHLVRIAQEEGAEAISHGATGKGNDQVRFELTAYSLKPDIKVIAPWREWNLISRPQMMEYAAIHGIPVPTTLEKPYSVDSNLLHNSFEGGVLEDPWAEPPAGMFRLTQDPWDAPDEPELVEIQVEGGDVVGVNGERLSPASLLARLNEIGGRHGIGRVDLVENRFVGMKSRGVYETPGGTLIYHARRAVESLTLDREVMHQRDQLGVKYAELVYNGFWFAPEREALQAYMDHVAKTVTGTVRFKLYKGNIILAGRRSPLSLYDKSLVSFDEKGGYNQADAEGFIKLNSLRLRVRAKAQPKD